aggtacatggcatgtcaaggatattaaacttacaaactattctaaataattatatctaaacttttacctaactaaaataaaactttccatatttacaaaacttccttgctgggatggaagtgagagaaaaacatagaatcccccagctgcttactaattctcgagcagactgtaagagtcagtcaagagattgatgtgtaataccatcaaacgccttaggcctgccaaaaacttaaatcttgagcatggcatgcgtcttctaatatcttctaatattctctaaaaataccttacatactaccttaaaaaaaaaaaaaaaaaaaactaaaactacacttactaaaactatactaaaaaatccaaaactagcctaaaacaatgtcttacttactaaaactacctaccgtcttaaatatatttacttatatatagtatttctaattttttttttacaaaaaaaaaatattgaatctccaggccctacccctaggacattctatttattttatcttcggccctaccccgaagataagaaaattatactataaaaagaaaaaaaaaaaaacggttaccttaaatctcctattgattacgtgtgagtactaagctgcggttaaaagtctagtactctttttggaaaggacgcagtcacttaaaacgaaataagataactgtttgtgtgtgaaagggatgaaagaaagtaggggggtgaatggaagggttgaaatgaatgtgtaccacgtaatttttagaatggtcaatagtaagaaggacagactaggttacattttagtcagcggattttcttagcgaaaatcctacccaaaaaaggggggtatgtaacgcctgccgcgttttactactgagtgtaattgctcttgtttttctgttaggaactatcaaaaagttatcattgaaaacacttaaaaactactgcttaaaactaaaatattattacataaataaacatatactaattaatttaacaaaacatatctatttacaaaataattccgttaatattgtacgactttaataattatcacattgcgtaggtagccgtacctacactccacagccgagccgttactcttccggtcggatgttcgacacaatccttctgcctttgtagcgagaacacctcgattactcgtatattttttaaatacgttttttttactaattttgtctacgatataataatttatagtgttgtgttatccccattaattgggtaagtgtagcaattactatttttattagtttaaatatcaacgtagactagtacatgctttctttgttcattgcatgactgtcatttttcataatcatcgggtaaatgtattttcacgctttagtgcttattttatatcataattagcaatcttttatgttcaaaacaacatttaaattgtcaatttttctaaattaattctacttaaccaacttaaagttatctttgtacctaagtactttccttgtttaaataattcttaaatggaacaataataatgtacaaaatacgtttaatatcgttgctattaaaattattcagcttaaaatattcaattttactattttgttagatagttttttaaaacaactacctaccataaatttatcttgttctttgttctttttctaaatttattttgctaaattcacttttattgtgtgtaatttgctgacagccacatcttagattgctaagcttgcttgctatccacttcccatcttcaatcaagctaagggatcggcatgtggcagtcagactgggaattcggacaattcttgaaatgactaattccgggttccaggtttcacccttcgagttctacaaccgcaggacccactaccggtcctgtacttacctctaccgcttcacctttcgggttctacaacccgctggatccactttcggtcctgtacttaccccaccgtttctgctgccctgctgcgcgcgccggtgtaccccgtgtcgtcgtgggaagagttacagggaagtggtagttttcctactgcaccaagggtgctcagccagtatcaaattacctgcgacccagagatccgatctatgtacttgctagggatttaatgtcaataaacttggttttatttctatataccgttttatttaccctagtaagtacaacctatttgattcgcgtgataagagcgtgacaaacataatacatatattacattaatttattagcCAATAGTGTTAGGAATGCGAATAACATCACGCTATGTGCGATAAGGGGGTGAATATAGGGCGCCGGGTCAATGGAGCTGGCACATTCGTAAACATGCACGCATTTGTGATCTTTGGAGTTTTCGCTTTGGCTCAGGtaagaaataacataacataaactgcctatatacgtcccactgctgggcacaggcctcccctcaatcaaccggagggggtatggagcatactccaccacgctgctccactgcgggttggtggaggtgtttttacggctaataaccgggaccaacggcttaacgtgccctccgaagcacggaatcatcttactttttcggacaatcaggtgattcaagcctgaaaagtccttaccaaacaaaggacagtctcacaaagtgatttcgacaatgtccccatcgggaatcgaacccggacctccagatcgtgagcctaacgctctaaccactagatcacggaggctgttgcaggTAAGAAATAattgtgctaattcctgtaaacaccatctacttaattctattttaagttatacctgtcattttcttatccgcggaaaagaaaagggacgggtaatcgacaagcataaaagttatggaacacacgtcaatttcaagcacaaatctaaaaccctataaaaaaattacattgccTAATAActcgatagaattaagttgacagcacacgtcaaacggtttgcgtaccagcgagataccttttcgattcgcccgggttattcattcatttactcattcttcctaaaattaagagctgtcaatcatccgtccctttccttttcggcggataagaaaatgacaggtataacttaaagtaaaattgggaggtgtctgcagTAATCAGGGccaatattgttatacaatttagtaatttggttgcCTAAAATCAGTTCCCAGAtagttaatcttcttcttctatcgtgtgggttgtcaggtcgagtaccaacctcatcaaccctggtgtcagggttactattgagccgccaaaggcccctgacatggctcatgttacgactacttacttacatcagtaagtagtaaccgggaccaacgtcttaacgtgccttccgaagcacggatcatcttactttttggacaatcaggtgatcatcctgtaatgtcctaaccaaactagggatcacaaagtgatttttgtgctatgttcccaccgggattcgaacccggaacattcggatcgtgagcccaacgctcaaccactggaccacggaggccgttcggagatagttaattccatgcattcatatcttttaaataatcactaaccttatcaTAACATTTTGTTTCCCTTCCAGCAAGCCTACTCATCATGCTTATCAGGgctgctgccgccgccgcctccTGCAGCGCCCTTGCTACTCCCAGCGCCACCTGCACCCTGCACTTCTCCACTTGCACCCTTAACTCCAGCGCTGGTCAACTCTTTGTCTGCGTCCCTCGGAGCCACTCTACCACCTTTACTGCAGTCCGCTTTACCTCCAGTTTTAACGTCCGCTTTAGCAGCTGCCGCGCCATTGTTGGCGCCGTGTGAATTACCTTTGCCGCCATCTTGTTTACCCGCTCCCGCGCCTGCGCCGTTGATCCTTCCCGGCACACCTTTAGCATTACCCCCAGCTCCGTGTGCCCCTGCGCCGTGTGCCCCCGCGCCGTGTGCCCCTGCGCCTTGTGCCCCCGCGCCGTGTGCCCTTCCACCGTTAGCCTTACCCTATGCCTCCGCCCCGTTAGCCTTACCCCCAGCGTGTGCCCCCGCGCCGTGTGCCCCAGCGCCGTGTGCCCTTCCACCGTTACCCTTACCCCCAGCGTGTGCGCCCGCTCCGCTTATGCTCCCCGCTACTCCCCTCCCGTACGCGTTACCCCCGCCCGCGCCCCTATCTTGCGCCGCGCCTACCTGCATTCCCGCTACTATCTGTTTCTAATTACATACACttttggaaaataaatatttgaacttTAGTTTGCGTTTATCATTTCTAAGTAAACCTTTAGTAGTAAACAGATAAAGAGAAAGGGGAAGTCTCGCTCACACTAAGAGATCCCGCCctccccacactagcgtctttcaagcgtcgtcgtcgtgccagcatCAGCGcgacgtgtacggtcacgagcattaatatgtagactttcgtaccatgtcacattaacttttttgacaaattgaactgtaagtctcactaaatgtcaaatatgttagtgcgacagagccctaaagtgggtacattatattgctcatgactcgcGGCGCTGGCGTCGTACAATCAGTATGAAAATGGATTCCGACGAAGAAACACTGCTGTTAATATTACTGATCCAAAAATTACGTAAACGAAAAAGGAAACAGCGTCGTCAACGTTGGGAACCTCTGTGTAGTGTTACAGTTCAGGAAAGCGATTAATTCgtattcttctttgcgagtcgatggcgatcgaaactaaatttttgctgaccaattttcgtattgtattgtcaacatataaaaaataataaaaaaacacttttattattatttgcggATGCCAAAACGAATATTTTACGAACTATAACAATTGATACAGAACGATATAAAATATCAAGATACCTATAATAGTGGATTGCGTTATGCACTGTACTTCTTCGCAAAAAACGTTGAACTGGCGTGGCGACGCGTAGACATCGCGCAGACGCTGGCTCGAAAAACGCTAGTGTCtcttatacttatttttgtatggagtgtccgaaaGAACAGGGCTATTGGGCTCCCCTATAACTttctaaattgaaaataaaaaacaaaaatattactacaattatttaataaacCTTTGGTTACagaatttaacacaaaattaAATTCTAAACATTAAGTGATCGACTCAACATACTccgatttagtttttaaaaagtttaacaAAAACTAGGGAGTAACTGCGTCGCTCCCGCTACCGAACTTAAAATAACTATTTGTTGCGAGtcacattataaataaaaaaaaacaaatatcgattACGGCATTGATACTTTTTTGTTTGAATCACGTTTGAATGTTCCAAAAATAGGGCTGTCCTCTTTTTGTTTTCCCCTAAGGGTTAGGCAAAGGGCAGTATGCCCATatagccatgtcttgtgttttttttcttaatgatgattaaattaatgaaatgataaaaggtgatgacgatgaactCCGGCTGGGTTGGGACTCCTATTCCGAACCCCAACAACAAATGAATTGACTCAAAAGtacgcataaactttcgagcaatgaagcggcttcttgataCGAAGCGAAAATTGATAGGTACacttttttattcaatattgcGGTATAAAAattgcgaatgttttccgatTAACTTAACAAgaccattaaccacaaaacaccatttcgtattaattatttagattattcaatgaagaaagcaaccaagcgattcacgttcccgccaaaaagccatagGGCTGTCCTTTACTTACGAATTACGATATGTGCAAAAGGGAGAGAGCTAATTTTAgaacaatcaaatcaaaataaaataaaaattatacttttaattATGTTGCCATTTAATAAACTTTAAATTCAGGTTTaggcgtggtggagtttgctccatcccccctccggttgattgaggggaggcctgtgcctagcagtgggatgcatataggctgtttatgttatgtaaattcaggtttaaaataataaaattgtgtttgAGCACCATTGTAACATAGAATTtgctcattttaatttaaaatgtgaCTCGAATATTCTACGAAAGGTGTATGTAGCTTTTTTCTTATTTGAATTTCACTTGATACAAAGGCTCCTTACAGGAACactttttttcttaaattattttttggtccTTGCATTACCCAAAATTGATTTACCTTTCGCAAAATATcttttaaacaaagaaaaaacaaaattaaatgacatCTAGTACTACGTAAAACTTATTCTTATAATTTCTTATAATATCTCATTtaggtatgtaaaaaaacaCCACAGTTTGCCGTCCCGTTTACTCTTACTATTACAAAAAGCGTGCGATAAAGACAGGACTATTgcaaaaataccaaaaaatagttCAGGAGACAGTAGTGAAAATGTCTTCTTAGttttaatgaaaaacaaaatcatctttttttattagtttgctatattgtatttcattatataaaatgttctattttttgtatgttctgACTAGATTTATGTGACTATTGTTAATACGGCTTATTTTTGAGATTCTTAGGCTATGCCCTTTTTAACATATAAGGTACATAACACAGTAAATTGCAATATCATTTATTTTGCACAATTTAAGATTAATGAAAGACTTTTTTATCTGTCCAGCagattttgacatttattacaatatttttaacggaaattcataaaaatatatttttttaactcctaattatttgtttttatttatgcaaCATCTTATCGAAAGAAAAAATAGAGTTTATTTCAATTGCCCAGAAAAAAGGCAAAGCCATAATTCGAAAAGGACAGATTCTCAATGTGTTTCACTATACTACTAAGatctttaaaaatatgtttttaggTTTTTACTGACTAGTTTCAGTGTTTGAAAGGAGGATACTTATaacaaactaataataatattatgagttTTAAATTGAGACTCCAATTTTGTACCAAGCGGTATCGAAAAAGATTTTTAGTATAGAGGACAGATTGTGCTCTTCCTAACCATTATATGGACAATGGGCTGACCGCCTGTCAGCGTACGGCTCATCAGATCTATCTTGAGACTTCATATCAAAAGCTGGAAGTTGTTTTCAGATTAATTGTTGCTCTGTCCGCATCATTAAGGATTATGGACgggaatttataaatatatttaatcaaaAATGGCCGCGCCGTTTGTTCAGAGTTAAACATTGGGCTCAAACTGTGGCAATATACACACACAATTGAAATTTTCTATTAGCCGTGCCGTAGTGGGGGCTTAAAaataccacatcgaagcaattcatttaaaagcaatatggctatttgacatttgcgcacatgaaagtaagtgcgcaatgcaatacTGCtgtttaggtgaattgcttcgatgtggcctttttgaccctGTTACAAAAATCTTGAAAATACCAAAACGCCACTTTATATTTTGGTAAAGTATGGCAGAGAAGAGTAGGAATTAAAAGATGTTGGTTTTGGAAGCATATGCGTCTTAAGACTTCGTACAAAAACTGTCTGCAATTATCTTCTGATTGCTTGTGACTTGCGGATTGTTTTACCACTGGGATAATACCTACTTTACTACTACTGTGCTTTCACGCCTAAATCattgaaccgattttgatgaaattcgACACAGAGATATAGACTAGACCTTGGAAAAGGACATAGCCTAACTTTTATCGTGAAATAGGGTTGAAAACGTTGAAATAGCGGATGTAACTTTGTATGGAAGTTCGTCATTGCCAAAGAGATAATGTTTGACAGAAAACGCCTGACATGGGCCTATAGCGAGAGGCGCGAAAAGAGATAAAACGCCGACCACGCCAGCGAGGGCCGTATCCGAAGCACTCAATGTGCTGATTATggaacaatttaaattaaaaagttagttCTTATATCTTTTCCCACTCTTACCGCCAcactattttttaattattataaaattatatcaaacacACTATTTTGAGAAATTGttttatatatacttttttGCACTAAAAGGCACATTAATATCTAAACTCTTAAAACTAATTTGGCCAAATTATTGCACTAAATCTAAAAGGCAATGGCatttaatacttaattatatattttttttaattttgtaccagATAAATGATGATTTGAAAATTACAAATTTAGTGAATTTATTCGTCTGCAAGATTTAATTTATGAAGGTATTTAAAGCATGAAAAACATTACACTTCAACAGATCAAAAATTCTTAAACTTTTCATTCATTATTACGCATTTGTGCAATATATCTTATCAGAAAATTCCTAAGACAATTTTGTGCTTAACACATAATTTATAGGAATTTGATTCTTATCGGCGTTTAAAATGTCTTTAATAGTTTGAGcacaataaaacatttaaaaatatgttaataaacaagtaaaatatatctttgCTTACACAAAGATATATCACTTGTTGCGGTTTCAAAGTACTTTAATTTTAacgcaaaaaataaaatgtgtacatacctacctactgtgttataacttaaaaaaccAGAAAGGTGTTTGAAAATTCACTGTTTTAGATATCGCGTAGGTAATAGGCTAATTCATTTGTGtttgtaataattttgataTCACCATATCAAAATGACTTCAAAAAGCCAGTCTCTCTGGAGTGTTCCGTCCGATCATCGGAGCTCTGCCTACGTTCTACGGATTCCTACATTAAACCTTCTTTTGATCTTTGGCAAACTGGCGACTAAAAAGGCAAACATGTCCGGAATGCAACGGACATGCACGATCCAAATTGGTTTTAGACCTAAAACTTTTCTGTCCAACTGTGTATAAGTTAGTGAATAACTTTTTGAATTAATGTAATATACAATCGCTTGAGAATAACAACATTTCATAAGTGAAGAGTAACTAAAGCCCTCCAAAGATGTAAGAGACTAGCTGATGAAGCCAACGGTTACGACGCTCAGGTTACCATTAGCCAGGTGGCCATCCCATCTGTCTACCGCCGATAACATGGAGGTGAAGATGGTACACCGACTGAGCGCCGTCTCTACCGTTGTTAATCACCAGACGCCACCCGCTTGGGGCCTTCTGAGCGCCTAGCGAACGAGCCACCAGCATTAGATGGCCGAGGATCTGAAAGGAAAAGGGAATttgattataaaaacataaaatagcaCCAGTCatatatcctcgaaggggtaggcggaggtgcagctatgtttaactctcatg
This region of Pectinophora gossypiella chromosome 28, ilPecGoss1.1, whole genome shotgun sequence genomic DNA includes:
- the LOC126379091 gene encoding uncharacterized protein LOC126379091; this translates as MCDKGVNIGRRVNGAGTFVNMHAFVIFGVFALAQQAYSSCLSGLLPPPPPAAPLLLPAPPAPCTSPLAPLTPALVNSLSASLGATLPPLLQSALPPVLTSALAAAAPLLAPCELPLPPSCLPAPAPAPLILPGTPLALPPAPCAPAPCAPAPCAPAPCAPAPCALPPLALPYASAPLALPPACAPAPCAPAPCALPPLPLPPACAPAPLMLPATPLPYALPPPAPLSCAAPTCIPATICF